Proteins found in one Anabas testudineus chromosome 1, fAnaTes1.2, whole genome shotgun sequence genomic segment:
- the enam gene encoding enamelin, with amino-acid sequence MQLFVFMMCLLVTILAAPAPQSESNEQVAAHASEALRWMEMYRLYQQQVSEAGTAVVDAALAQPADVPPPAPVAVEDASEEETEDGHTAPRAAAPAAPLNSDEVEEAEEAEAAEAEPAVVEATPLEPAADPAVAVEPTVVVVPVDAEPIDAAAVDVPPVDVVSVDTAPVGPEAVDVAAPAAVDAGAAPPAVEVDTTGVAADPGAL; translated from the exons GCTCCGCAGAGTGAAAGCAATGAG CAGGTTGCAGCTCATGCCAGTGAGGCCCTGAGGTGGATGGAGATGTACAGGCTATACCAGCAGCAGGTATCCGAGG CTGGGACAGCAGTG GTGGATGCTGCATTAGCCCAGCCAGCTGATGTCCCCCCTCCAGCTCCCGTAGCTGTGGAAGATGCAtcagaagaggaaacagag GACGGGCACACTGCTCCCAGAGCAGCAGCACCTGCTGCCCCCTTAAACTCTGATGAGGTAGAGGAGGCTGAAGAGGCGGAGGCAGCTGAGGCTGAACCCGCTGTAGTTGAAGCAACACCACTAGAGCCAGCAGCAGACCCTGCAGTCGCTGTCGAGCCAACTGTGGTTGTTGTCCCCGTAGATGCTGAACCAAtcgatgctgctgctgtggatgtgCCTCCTGTTGATGTGGTTTCTGTTGACACTGCCCCGGTAGGCCCTGAGGCTGTTGAtgttgctgctcctgctgctgttgatgctggAGCTGCCCCACCTGCTGTTGAGGTGGACACGACTGGAGTGGCAGCAGATCCCGGTGCACTTTAA
- the cnga1a gene encoding cyclic nucleotide gated channel subunit alpha 1a produces MTTSATLPGFTVPPHTAAQLTADEEEHSEDDLTPPHPNPHLLFNVNNSNNNEEKKEKEKKEKEEKEKQREKEKEKEKEKEKEKEKEKEKEKEKEKEKEKEKEKEKDKPKELFVINPAGNLYYNWLFIITLPVMYNWTMIIARACFEELQHDYIVYWIILDYSSDLMYLADMLVRTRTGYLEQGLMVKDKKLLRDRYMDSFQFRLDVLSMLPTDVLYLYFGLSYPEIRINKLLRIGRMMEFFTRTETKTNYPNIFRIANLIMYILIIIHWNACFYFSFSKAIGFGSDDWVYPAVDNPEEPEFGQPMRKYAFSLYWSTLTLTTIGETPPPALDSEFLFHVVDFLVGVLIFATIVGNIATMISNMNAAQAEFQARIDNIKHYMQVRKVSKELELRVIKWFDYLWNNGKAQDEREVLRYLPDKLKAEIAIQVHMETLKKVRIFADCEAGLLIELVLKLRPQVFSPGDYICKKGDIGREMYIVKDGKLAVVADDGVTQFVVLGSSSYFGEISILNIKGSKAGNRRTANIRSIGYSELFCLSKDDLMESLTEYPDAKSLLEDKGRQILMKDGLIELDPANIMPEVQELEGKVNKLYNTMELMQTKLKKILGNYKNTDKTLRNRIADLERLTGEEVEDEEEEEGELKKKEEQVEEEEGQGEIKEEEEKEIKEEEEKGEETKDEEGKGEEEKAKEEEKKD; encoded by the exons ATGACCACTTCAGCCACCCTTCCTGGGTTTACTGTGCCACCTCATACTGCAGCACAACTTACCGCTGACGAGGAAGAGCACAGCGAAGATGACCT TACCCCTCCCCATCCCAATCCTCACCTTCTGTTCAATGtgaataacagcaacaacaatgaaGA aaaaaaagagaaggagaagaaggagaaggaagaaaaagagaaacaaagagaaaaagaaaaagaaaaggagaaagaaaaagaaaaagaaaaagaaaaggagaaagaaaaagaaaaagaaaaagaaaaggagaaagaaaaggagaaagaaaaggagaaagataa GCCCAAGGAACTGTTCGTCATTAATCCCGCTGGGAATTTGTATTACAATTGGCTGTTCATCATCACACTGCCAGTCATGTACAACTGGACCATGATCATAGCCAG GGCTTGTTTCGAGGAGCTGCAGCATGACTACATTGTTTACTGGATTATTCTGGACTACTCTTCAGACCTAATGTACCTCGCTGATATGCTCGTCAGGACAAGAACAG GTTACCTTGAGCAAGGCCTGATGGTGAAAGATAAGAAGCTGCTACGAGACCGTTACATGGACAGCTTCCAGTTTCGCCTAGATGTTCTCTCCATGCTTCCCACTGACGTCCTCTATTTATACTTTGGACTGAGCTACCCAGAGATCCGCATCAACAAACTTCTGAGAATCGGACGCATGATGGAGTTCTTCACAAGAACAGAGACTAAAACCAATTACCCCAACATCTTCCGCATTGCAAACTTGATCATGTATATCCTCATTATCATCCACTGGAATGCCTGTTTCTACTTCTCCTTCTCCAAGGCTATTGGTTTTGGGTCTGATGACTGGGTTTACCCAGCTGTGGATAATCCAGAGGAGCCAGAGTTTGGGCAGCCCATGAGAAAATATGCATTCAGCCTCTACTGGTCCACACTAACTCTGACCACCATTGGAGAAACACCACCACCAGCCCTGGACTCAGAGTTTCTGTTCCATGTGGTTGACTTTTTGGTAGGAGTCTTGATCTTTGCCACGATTGTAGGAAACATTGCTACCATGATCTCAAACATGAATGCTGCCCAGGCTGAGTTTCAGGCCCGAATCGACAACATTAAGCACTACATGCAG GTTCGAAAGGTCAGCAAAGAACTTGAGTTGCGAGTCATCAAGTGGTTTGACTATCTGTGGAATAATGGCAAGGCACAAGATGAACGAGAGGTGCTGAGATATCTTCCAGACAAGTTAAAGGCTGAAATTGCCATCCAGGTCCACATGGAGACACTGAAGAAAGTTCGTATTTTTGCAGACTGTGAAGCAGGCTTACTGATCGAGCTGGTGCTCAAGCTGCGCCCACAGGTATTCAGTCCCGGAGACTACATCTGCAAGAAGGGCGATATAGGCCGTGAGATGTATATTGTCAAAGATGGAAAGCTTGCAGTGGTTGCTGATGACGGTGTCACACAGTTTGTTGTTCTGGGAAGCAGCAGCTATTTTGGTGAGATCAGTATCCTTAATATCAAAGGCAGTAAAGCAGGGAACAGACGGACAGCCAACATCCGCAGTATTGGATACTCCGAGCTGTTCTGCCTGTCCAAGGATGACCTGATGGAATCACTGACAGAGTATCCTGATGCTAAAAGCTTGCTAGAGGACAAAGGCCGACAGATCCTGATGAAAGATGGTCTGATCGAATTAGATCCAGCTAACATCATGCCTGAGGTCCAGGAGCTTGAGGGAAAGGTCAATAAATTGTACAATACAATGGAGTTGATGCAAACCAAGCTGAAGAAGATTCTGGGaaattataaaaacactgacaaaactCTAAGAAATCGCATTGCAGATCTGGAGCGCCTAACAGGAGAGGAGgtagaagatgaagaggaggaagaaggagagctgaaaaagaaagaggaacaagtggaagaggaggagggacaAGGGGAAataaaggaagaggaggaaaag GAAataaaggaagaggaggaaaagggtGAGGAAACAAAGGACGAGGAAGGAAaaggtgaagaggaaaaagcaaaagaagaggagaagaaagat